The following are from one region of the Streptomyces fradiae genome:
- a CDS encoding ATP-binding protein: MSPAPSSPARPPGRRRRIGWPRRVFSQVLLMQLAIATGVTVLATGLFLAPLSAQLDDQAMRRALAIAQTTASPEMAAGLATSRPTPDGPVQAEAERIRRSTGAEYVVVMDTAGIRWSHTDPAQIGRRVSTDPSAALAGHAVMEIDSGTLGRSARGKAPLRDRRGEIVGAVSVGIEYDSVRDRLVAAIPGLLRYAGGALAAGALAAYLISRRLQRRTHDLAFSDISALLAEREAMLHGIREGVVALDGAGRIRLMNDEAQRLLGIGPEATGRPLEEVLGAGRTTEVLAGRATGEDLVTVRGSRVLIANRMPTHDGGAVATLRDRTELERLGRELDSTRGLIDALRAQDHEHANRMHTLLGLLELEMYDEAADFVTEVVGVHRATAEQVTEKVHDPLLAALLVGKAAVAAERGVSLRVAPGSLLPDRLVDPRELVTVVGNLVDNALDAASGTPHARVEVDLRADGRAVVLRVGDSGPGVPGERRELIFTEGWSTKEPPAHGKRGLGLPLVRRLAERRGGSAVVGTGPDGGAEFTVLLPDALVEAHGELAPVAPEEAR, encoded by the coding sequence ATGAGCCCCGCACCGTCCTCCCCCGCGCGGCCGCCCGGCCGCCGGCGCAGGATCGGGTGGCCGCGGCGGGTGTTCTCGCAGGTGCTGCTGATGCAGCTGGCGATCGCGACCGGGGTGACGGTGCTGGCCACCGGGCTGTTCCTGGCCCCGTTGAGCGCGCAGCTGGACGACCAGGCGATGCGCCGCGCCCTGGCGATCGCGCAGACCACGGCCTCGCCGGAGATGGCCGCGGGCCTCGCGACCAGCCGCCCGACGCCCGACGGCCCGGTGCAGGCGGAGGCCGAGCGGATCCGGCGCTCCACCGGAGCCGAGTACGTGGTCGTCATGGATACCGCCGGTATCCGGTGGTCGCACACCGACCCCGCCCAGATCGGCCGCCGCGTCTCGACCGACCCCAGCGCCGCGCTCGCCGGGCACGCCGTGATGGAGATCGACAGCGGCACCCTCGGCCGCTCCGCGCGCGGCAAGGCGCCGTTGCGGGACCGGCGCGGGGAGATCGTCGGCGCGGTGTCGGTCGGCATCGAGTACGACAGCGTGCGCGACCGGCTCGTGGCGGCGATCCCCGGGCTGCTGCGCTACGCCGGCGGCGCCCTGGCGGCCGGCGCGCTCGCCGCGTATCTGATCTCCCGCAGGCTCCAGCGGCGCACCCACGACCTGGCCTTCTCCGACATCTCGGCGCTGCTCGCCGAGCGCGAGGCGATGCTGCACGGCATCCGCGAGGGCGTCGTCGCGCTCGACGGCGCGGGCAGGATCCGACTGATGAACGACGAGGCGCAGCGGCTGCTCGGCATCGGCCCCGAGGCCACCGGCCGCCCCCTGGAGGAGGTACTCGGCGCCGGCCGCACCACCGAGGTGCTCGCGGGCCGGGCCACCGGCGAGGACCTGGTCACGGTGCGCGGCAGCCGGGTGCTGATCGCCAACCGGATGCCCACCCACGACGGCGGCGCCGTCGCCACCCTCCGCGACCGCACCGAACTCGAACGCCTGGGCCGCGAGCTGGACTCCACGCGCGGCCTGATCGACGCGCTGCGCGCCCAGGACCACGAGCACGCCAACCGCATGCACACCCTGCTCGGACTGCTCGAACTGGAGATGTACGACGAGGCCGCCGACTTCGTCACCGAGGTCGTCGGCGTGCACCGGGCGACGGCCGAACAGGTCACCGAGAAGGTCCACGACCCGCTGCTCGCCGCGCTGCTCGTCGGCAAGGCCGCCGTGGCCGCCGAGCGCGGCGTCTCGCTGCGCGTCGCGCCCGGCTCGCTGCTCCCGGACCGCCTGGTCGACCCGCGCGAACTGGTCACGGTCGTCGGCAACCTGGTCGACAACGCCCTCGACGCCGCCTCCGGCACTCCCCACGCGCGCGTGGAGGTGGATCTGCGCGCCGACGGCCGCGCGGTGGTCCTCAGGGTCGGCGACAGCGGCCCCGGCGTGCCCGGGGAGCGGCGCGAGCTGATCTTCACGGAGGGCTGGAGCACCAAGGAGCCGCCCGCCCACGGCAAGCGGGGCCTCGGGCTGCCGCTGGTGCGCCGGCTCGCCGAGCGGCGGGGCGGCAGCGCCGTGGTCGGCACCGGCCCGGACGGCGGCGCCGAGTTCACCGTGCTGCTGCCGGACGCGCTCGTCGAGGCGCACGGCGAGCTCGCGCCGGTGGCCCCGGAGGAGGCGCGGTGA
- a CDS encoding GTP-binding protein, whose amino-acid sequence MTSQPTQQIPVIVLAGFLGAGKTTLLNHLLRSARGTRIGVMVNDFGDIGIDAMTVAGQVGSTVSLGNGCLCCAVDASELDEYLEVLTRPEARLDVIVIEASGLAEPQELVRMLLASENRRIVYGGLVEVVDAAEFAATRERHPETDRHLAVADLVVVNKADGVAPEELRAVRETVTALAPRGAVVEAAYGRIDPELLFDRVVPEGEIAGQMSIEDILYGSEDEEHAHPHAAYDTLSLSTPVPLHPRRLMAFLDSRPEGLYRIKGFVDFGAADPANRYTVHAVGRFLRFRPEPWPAGEERLTQLVLIGSGIDAAALRKELAGCELDGPDDAPDEHSMWGVLRYVPQPDEEPREDTP is encoded by the coding sequence TTGACCAGCCAGCCCACCCAGCAGATTCCCGTCATCGTGCTGGCCGGGTTTCTCGGGGCGGGGAAGACCACCCTGCTCAACCATCTGTTGCGCAGTGCGCGGGGGACGCGGATCGGGGTCATGGTCAATGACTTCGGCGACATCGGGATCGACGCCATGACCGTGGCCGGGCAGGTCGGGTCCACGGTCTCGCTCGGGAACGGCTGTCTGTGCTGTGCCGTGGACGCGAGCGAGCTCGACGAGTACCTGGAGGTGCTGACCCGGCCCGAGGCGCGGCTCGACGTGATCGTGATCGAGGCGAGCGGTCTCGCCGAGCCGCAGGAGCTCGTGCGCATGCTGCTGGCCAGCGAGAACCGGCGGATCGTGTACGGCGGTCTGGTCGAGGTGGTCGACGCCGCCGAGTTCGCGGCGACCCGGGAACGGCACCCGGAGACCGACCGCCACCTCGCCGTCGCCGACCTCGTCGTGGTCAACAAGGCCGACGGCGTGGCGCCGGAGGAGCTGCGTGCCGTACGGGAGACGGTCACCGCCCTCGCCCCGCGCGGCGCCGTCGTCGAGGCCGCGTACGGGCGGATCGACCCCGAGCTGCTGTTCGACCGGGTGGTGCCCGAGGGCGAGATCGCCGGGCAGATGTCGATCGAGGACATCCTGTACGGCTCCGAGGACGAGGAGCACGCCCACCCGCACGCCGCCTACGACACCCTCTCCCTGAGCACACCGGTCCCGCTGCACCCGCGCCGGCTCATGGCGTTCCTGGACTCGCGCCCGGAGGGCCTCTACCGGATCAAGGGCTTCGTCGACTTCGGCGCCGCCGATCCGGCCAACCGCTACACCGTCCACGCGGTCGGGCGCTTCCTGCGCTTCCGGCCCGAGCCCTGGCCGGCCGGTGAGGAGCGGCTGACCCAGCTGGTCCTCATCGGCAGCGGCATCGACGCCGCCGCCCTGCGCAAGGAACTCGCCGGCTGCGAGCTGGACGGACCGGACGACGCACCCGACGAGCACAGCATGTGGGGCGTCCTGCGGTACGTGCCGCAGCCCGACGAGGAGCCGAGGGAAGACACGCCCTAG
- a CDS encoding FAD-dependent monooxygenase produces the protein MDKSTDTGADTGADTEVVIVGAGPTGLVLAIDLARRGVRALLVEQAEGLFPGSRGKGLQPRSLEVLDDLGVLPAVLAAGAPYPLMRGWEGAEPQGEWDMMARSEPTEQVPYANVLLVPQFRTQELLYERLRELGGSVRFGTALTGFRQTGDAVEAELSTGETVRAAYLVACDGGRSTVRRALGIGMTGETVDPRPMLVADVRLAPGTVVDRGNWHLWATAPGGGVALCPLPGGEARDEPGDELFQLVAGFEDESAVVDTSPEGVRALLTARTPLAPEDVAEVRWSSDFRARAAMADRFRDGRIFLAGDAAHVHSPAGGQGLNTSVQDAYNLGWKLGRVLRHGAPAALLDSYEAERQPVAADVLGLSTRLHRASTAGRAAQRGSEVQQLDLGYRDSPWSVETRPGLPEDALRAGDRAPDGPYGAGRLFDLFRGPHLTLLAVGVPLPPLPASPSLRTAHLPAYEAYGTGLFLIRPDGYVGWAGPDAEGLDAHLANLGEAPVGARV, from the coding sequence ATGGACAAGAGCACGGACACGGGTGCGGACACGGGTGCAGACACGGAGGTCGTCATCGTCGGAGCGGGCCCGACCGGGCTGGTCCTGGCGATCGACCTCGCCCGTCGGGGCGTGCGCGCACTGCTGGTGGAGCAGGCCGAGGGCCTCTTCCCCGGCTCCCGGGGCAAGGGGCTGCAGCCGCGCAGTCTGGAGGTGCTCGACGACCTGGGCGTGCTGCCCGCGGTCCTGGCGGCGGGCGCGCCGTACCCGCTGATGCGCGGCTGGGAGGGCGCCGAGCCGCAGGGCGAGTGGGACATGATGGCCCGCTCGGAGCCGACCGAGCAGGTCCCGTACGCGAACGTGCTGCTCGTCCCGCAGTTCCGCACCCAGGAGCTGCTGTACGAGCGGCTGCGCGAGCTGGGCGGCTCGGTCCGGTTCGGCACGGCCCTCACCGGCTTCCGGCAGACCGGGGACGCGGTCGAGGCGGAGCTGTCCACCGGGGAGACGGTGCGGGCGGCGTATCTGGTGGCCTGCGACGGCGGCCGCTCCACCGTGCGGCGCGCGCTCGGCATCGGGATGACCGGGGAGACCGTCGACCCGCGGCCGATGCTCGTCGCGGACGTGCGGCTCGCGCCCGGCACCGTCGTCGACCGCGGCAACTGGCATCTGTGGGCCACGGCGCCGGGCGGCGGCGTGGCGCTGTGCCCGCTGCCCGGTGGTGAAGCCCGTGACGAACCCGGTGACGAACTCTTCCAGCTCGTGGCCGGGTTCGAGGACGAGTCGGCGGTCGTGGACACCTCGCCGGAGGGGGTACGCGCGCTGCTCACGGCCCGCACCCCGCTGGCGCCGGAGGACGTGGCGGAGGTCCGCTGGTCCTCGGACTTCAGGGCCCGGGCGGCGATGGCGGACCGGTTCCGGGACGGCCGGATCTTCCTCGCCGGGGACGCGGCCCATGTGCACTCCCCCGCCGGCGGCCAGGGCCTCAACACGAGCGTCCAGGACGCCTACAACCTGGGCTGGAAACTCGGCCGGGTGCTGCGGCACGGCGCCCCGGCCGCGCTGCTCGACTCCTACGAGGCCGAACGGCAGCCGGTCGCCGCCGACGTCCTCGGCCTCAGCACCCGCCTCCACCGCGCGAGCACCGCCGGCCGCGCGGCCCAGCGCGGCTCCGAGGTCCAGCAGCTCGACCTCGGCTACCGGGACTCGCCCTGGTCCGTGGAGACCCGCCCCGGTCTCCCCGAGGACGCCCTGCGCGCGGGCGACCGCGCCCCGGACGGTCCGTACGGAGCCGGCCGCCTCTTCGACCTCTTCCGCGGCCCGCACCTCACCCTGCTCGCGGTCGGCGTCCCGCTCCCGCCTCTCCCCGCCTCCCCGTCGCTGCGCACGGCGCACCTTCCGGCGTACGAGGCGTACGGCACCGGCCTGTTCCTGATCCGCCCGGACGGCTACGTCGGCTGGGCGGGCCCGGACGCCGAAGGCCTGGACGCGCACCTGGCGAACCTGGGCGAGGCGCCGGTCGGGGCGCGGGTCTAG
- a CDS encoding TetR/AcrR family transcriptional regulator C-terminal domain-containing protein — translation MASKKTTRLDPAQVAETALRLLNERGLEGLTLRAIAQELHVQAPALYWHFKNKQALLDEMATVMYRQMVADPAARPAGDVSWQERILAVNRGLRAGLLRYRDGAKVYSGARFTGTDHAADMERELGALVDAGFSLRDAVRASTTAYLFTLGFVTEEQGTEPVPGERREGFDVAERAQRMAAYPLAAQAGAELFGDYDSGFEEGLRIIVAGIAATYGPRD, via the coding sequence GTGGCGAGCAAGAAGACGACCCGGCTGGATCCGGCGCAGGTGGCGGAGACCGCCCTGCGCCTGCTGAACGAGCGCGGCCTGGAAGGCCTCACGCTGCGGGCGATCGCCCAGGAACTGCACGTCCAGGCCCCGGCGCTGTACTGGCACTTCAAGAACAAGCAGGCGCTGCTGGACGAGATGGCGACGGTCATGTACCGCCAGATGGTCGCCGACCCGGCCGCCCGGCCCGCCGGGGACGTGAGCTGGCAGGAGCGGATCCTGGCGGTCAACCGGGGCCTGCGCGCCGGGCTGCTGCGCTACCGCGACGGCGCCAAGGTCTACAGCGGCGCCCGGTTCACCGGGACCGACCACGCCGCGGACATGGAGCGCGAGCTGGGCGCGCTGGTCGACGCGGGGTTCTCGCTGCGCGACGCGGTGCGGGCGAGCACCACCGCGTACCTCTTCACCCTCGGCTTCGTCACCGAGGAACAGGGCACCGAACCGGTGCCGGGCGAGCGGCGCGAGGGCTTCGACGTGGCCGAGCGCGCCCAGCGGATGGCCGCCTACCCGCTCGCCGCCCAGGCCGGGGCGGAGCTCTTCGGCGACTACGACAGCGGCTTCGAGGAGGGCCTGCGGATCATCGTCGCCGGCATCGCGGCCACCTACGGTCCGCGGGACTGA